One Pararge aegeria chromosome 1, ilParAegt1.1, whole genome shotgun sequence genomic region harbors:
- the LOC120623250 gene encoding phosphatidylinositol-3-phosphatase SAC1 — MAEQLLIHDDMKLYTTADKFYFEPTINPTEVLVIDRITGEAVVKDFKLVKIPIPANAYKPVCGFLGSIKLISGLYLVVAKYRIMVGKINGQDIYQLAGTDVIPYTRSTNHLTNKQIEDNNTYEKLLRAALETPGIYFSYGYDLTHSMQRLHSVPPDFHKMSLASRADARFLWNGHLLKEYSHQQFSRFALPIIEGFVAINRVTVNGHQLSWSLVSRRSVDRAGTRLFMRGIDAQGNVANFVETEQIVERGGEKSSFVQTRGSIPLYWSQYPNLKYKPAVALSPEDHVAAYTRHLRDQLQRYGNQVLLNLIDQHGKEEDLERGYRAAVAAAALPAVRYEPFDFHAECRGMRYDRLNVLMDRIAHEQTEFGYFLSRGGTVLLRQGGVFRTNCVDCLDRTNVVQSLLAKRQLVAVLKLLAVTTGDDQHPHLDALFNTVWADHADMISVQYSGTGALKTDFTRTGKRTRLGLLRDGINSLTRYYKNNFSDGFRQDTIDLFLGKYVILEGEGNTVLCPLRRDRDWKYITFPSVLLVAVSMFCASAAIPSRNSTEVLLYLMFWGAAVGATLTFIFRHGTEFVDWPRLDCGGLATTRAAPPSPL, encoded by the exons ATGGCTGAACAATTATTAATTCACGATGATATGAAACT GTACACAACAGCTGATAAGTTTTACTTTGAACCAACCATCAATCCAACAGAAGTTTTAGTCATTGACAGAATCACTGGAGAGGCTGTAGTGAAAG ATTTCAAATTAGTGAAGATTCCAATACCAGCCAATGCCTATAAACCTGTGTGTGGGTTCCTCGGCTCCATAAAACTAATATCCGGACTGTATTTAGTTGTAGCAAAGTATAGGATTATG gtaGGTAAAATAAATGGTCAAGACATATACCAACTAGCAGGCACTGATGTGATACCGTACACTCGTTCCACAAATCATCTGACAAATAAACAG atcgAGGATAACAATACATATGAAAAGCTACTGAGGGCGGCATTGGAGACGCCCGGGATATACTTCTCATACGGCTATGACTTGACTCACTCTATGCAGAGGTTGCATTCTGTTCCACCAGATTTCCATAAG ATGTCGTTAGCGAGTCGTGCGGATGCCCGTTTTCTGTGGAACGGCCATCTCCTCAAGGAGTATTCGCACCAGCAGTTCTCAAGGTTCGCGCTTCCAATTATCGAGGGAT TCGTAGCGATAAACCGCGTGACTGTGAACGGCCACCAGTTGTCGTGGTCGCTTGTATCTCGCCGCAGCGTGGACCGCGCTGGGACCCGGCTGTTTATGCGTGGGATCGACGCTCAG GGCAACGTAGCCAACTTTGTGGAAACTGAACAAATAGTAGAACGCGGGGGAGAGAAGTCTTCCTTCGTCCAAACCCGAGGATCCATACCGCTCTACTGGAGCCAATACCCGAACCTGAAGTACAAACCTGCCGTGGCGCTGTCACCAGAAGACCACGTCGCGGCGTACACGAGGCACCTCAGGGATCAGTTGCAGAGATATGGGAACCAAGTGCTATTAAACTTA ATCGATCAACACGGCAAAGAAGAGGATTTGGAGCGCGGCTACAGGGCGGCTGTGGCGGCGGCGGCCCTGCCGGCGGTGCGCTACGAGCCCTTCGATTTCCACGCCGAGTGCCGCGGCATGCGATACGACCGGCTCAACGTGCTTATGGACCGCATAGCGCACGAACAG ACTGAATTCGGCTACTTCCTGTCGCGGGGCGGCACAGTGCTACTCCGTCAAGGCGGCGTGTTCCGCACCAACTGCGTGGACTGCCTGGACCGCACCAACGTCGTGCAGAGTCTACTGGCCAAGCGGCAGCTGGTTGCCGTTCTGAAGCTGCTCGCCGTCACCACGGGCGACGACCAGCACCCGCATCTCGACGCGCTGTTCAATACC gtttGGGCAGACCACGCGGATATGATTTCAGTGCAGTATTCCGGCACGGGTGCATTAAAGACCGATTTCACACGCACGGGCAAGCGGACTCGACTGGGCCTGCTGAGGGATGGGATAAATTCGTTAACacgatattataaaaacaactttaGCGACGGCTTCCGTCAG gaTACGATTGACCTGTTCTTGGGCAAGTACGTTATACTAGAAGGTGAAGGAAATACCGTCCTTTGTCCGCTGCGTCGAGATCGCGACTGGAAATATATTACA TTCCCATCGGTGTTGCTGGTTGCGGTATCGATGTTCTGCGCAAGCGCCGCGATACCGTCCCGGAACTCCACGGAAGTGCTTCTTTATCTAATGTTCTGGGGTGCGGCCGTTGGAGCCACGCTCACCTTCATCTTCAG ACACGGCACGGAGTTCGTGGATTGGCCGCGGCTGGACTGCGGCGGACTCGCCACGACTCGCGCGGCGCCACCGTCGCCTTTATGA